A region of the Chitinophagaceae bacterium genome:
TTTTACGGAGGTGTATTTTACAGACATACTTTATCTAATTCAGATGCGATAATCGGTTTAGTAGGCTTTAATGCCGGACCGGCCAGAATTGGATATAGTTTTGACTTTACAGTTTCCGGACTGGAAATAAATTCAGGTGGAGCACATGAAATATCAGTTAGTATAAATTTAGGTGACGATCAGAGTTCTCTAAGTCCTGCGGGCTACAGAAACCAGATTAAATGTCCCGGAATTTTACGTTTTTAGTAAAAACAAAAAATATTTTTTCGTTCATGCTTTTCATTTTTTAAAATATTTATTTTAGCTTAGCGTTTCGTTTAGGTGTATTTAAAATCAAAAACCGTACAAATGATGACAAGAATCCTTGTAATTGGAGTCCTTTTTTCGACAGCTTTATTTTTCTCATCCTGCCAGAAGCAGAAATCTGATATAACCGGATGGAATTATAATGATCCGGCTAATGGCGGATTTGAAGTAGTTGATTACCCCGGTCAGGAAACAGGACCGAACCTGGTATTAATTCAGGGTGGTACTTTCGTAATGGGTAATACCGAACAGGATGTGATGTTTGAACATCACAATATCCCAAGAAGAGTAACCGTAAGTTCTTTTTATATGGATGAAACGGAAGTTGCAAATGTTCACTACAGAGAGTATTTATACTGGCTGCAAAGAGTATTTGGGGACGACTACCCGGAAGTTTATAGAAATGCACTTCCTGATACATTAGTTTGGAGAGATGAATTGGCTTATAATGAGCCTTATGTAGATTATTACTTCAGACACCCGGCTTATAATTTTTATCCGGTAGTAGGTGTAAACTGGTTACAAGCTGTAGAGTTCAGTAAATGGAGAACAGACAGAGTAAACGAGCAAATATTAGTTGACAGAGGTATTCTTGAACAAAACCCGAATCAGCTTAATGAAGATAATTTTAATACAGAAGCCTACCTTTTAGGACAATATGAAGGTATGGTTAGAAGAAATCTTGAAGATTTAAATCCTGCCGGTGAAGGTGAACGAAGTGTAAGAATGGAAGATGGTATTTTACTTCCTGCTTACAGATTGCCTACAGAAGCTGAGTGGGAATATGCTGCATTAGCATTAGTAGGAAACCAGCCTTACAGAGACGAGGAAAGAATTACCGACAGAAGAATTTATCCTTGGGATGGCTCAAGCCTTAGATATGCAAGAGGTGGTTCTTGGCAGGGAGACTTTTTAGCTAACTTCAGAAGAGGACGTGGTGACTTAATGGGTATTGCCGGTGCTTTAAATGATGAAGCAAGTATTACTGCTCCTGTTCGTTCTTACATGCCTAACGATTATGGATTGTATAACATGGCAGGTAACGTTTCTGAATGGGTAAAAGAT
Encoded here:
- a CDS encoding gliding motility lipoprotein GldJ translates to MTRILVIGVLFSTALFFSSCQKQKSDITGWNYNDPANGGFEVVDYPGQETGPNLVLIQGGTFVMGNTEQDVMFEHHNIPRRVTVSSFYMDETEVANVHYREYLYWLQRVFGDDYPEVYRNALPDTLVWRDELAYNEPYVDYYFRHPAYNFYPVVGVNWLQAVEFSKWRTDRVNEQILVDRGILEQNPNQLNEDNFNTEAYLLGQYEGMVRRNLEDLNPAGEGERSVRMEDGILLPAYRLPTEAEWEYAALALVGNQPYRDEERITDRRIYPWDGSSLRYARGGSWQGDFLANFRRGRGDLMGIAGALNDEASITAPVRSYMPNDYGLYNMAGNVSEWVKDVYRPQTYQDASDFNTFRGNIFKTKKLDEDGLPVEKDSLGRIVYQEETNINRRNYRRANVIDHLDGDEESLVSYEYGETTLISDNARVYKGGSWNDRAFYLSPGARRFLDQDQASSQIGFRCAMDRVGGPTGDDAGKQFRRR